The following coding sequences are from one Triticum dicoccoides isolate Atlit2015 ecotype Zavitan chromosome 4A, WEW_v2.0, whole genome shotgun sequence window:
- the LOC119285166 gene encoding probable carboxylesterase 17, protein MIRRRMGALHVGEPRVSFQQQVGKNGGGHGAVVEEIHGLIRVYKDGHVERLPAIPDVPCTWGSTAAGSGVLARDVAVDRATGVWARLYAPAAAAGKVPVVVYFHGGGFSVGSAAWSCYHEFVAQLPARAGCAVMSVDYRLAPENRLPAAFDDGLTALRWLRQQAGRNNAAASDEVSWWRGRCRFDRVFLMGDSAGAAIAFHVAARAGQGQLGALAPLSVKGAVLIQPFFGGEARTASEKSMPQPAGSALSLSTSDSYWRMALPAGAGRDHPWCNPLARGAPRLEALALPAVLVCISEADILRDRNLELCRALRKAGKSVEQATYGGVGHAFQVLHNCHLSQPRTQEMLAHIRAFVSARSS, encoded by the coding sequence ATGATAAGGAGGAGGATGGGGGCACTGCACGTCGGCGAGCCGCGGGTCAGCTTCCAGCAGCAGGTCGGCAAGAACGGCGGGGGCCACGGCGCCGTCGTGGAGGAGATACACGGGCTCATCCGCGTGTACAAGGACGGGCACGTGGAGCGCCTCCCGGCGATCCCCGACGTGCCCTGCACGTGGGGCTCGACGGCCGCCGGGAGCGGCGTCCTCGCGCGCGACGTGGCGGTCGACCGCGCcacgggggtgtgggcgcgcctgtACGCGCCGGCCGCCGCGGCGGGGAAGGTCCCCGTGGTGGTCTACTTCCACGGCGGCGGGTTCAGCGTCGGCTCCGCGGCGTGGAGCTGCTACCACGAGTTCGTCGCCCAGCTCCCCGCGCGGGCGGGCTGCGCCGTGATGTCCGTCGACTACCGCCTGGCGCCGGAGAACCGGCTGCCCGCGGCCTTCGACGACGGGCTCACGGCGCTGCGGTGGCTGCGGCAGCAGGCGGGCAGAAACAACGCCGCCGCCTCCGACGAGGTCTCCTGGTGGCGCGGCCGGTGCAGGTTCGACCGCGTGTTCCTGATGGGCGACAGCGCGGGCGCCGCCATCGCGTTCCACGTCGCGGCGCGGGCCGGGCAGGGCCAGCTGGGCGCGCTGGCGCCGCTCTCGGTGAAGGGGGCCGTACTGATCCAGCCCTTCTTCGGCGGGGAGGCCCGCACGGCGTCGGAGAAGAGCATGCCGCAGCCAGCGGGGTCGGCGCTGAGCCTCTCCACCTCGGACAGCTACTGGCGCATGGCGCTCCCGGCGGGCGCCGGGCGCGACCACCCCTGGTGCAACCCGCTGGCCCGCGGCGCGCCCCGGCTGGAGGCCCTGGCGCTGCCGGCCGTGCTGGTGTGCATCTCGGAGGCGGACATCCTGCGCGACCGGAACCTGGAGCTGTGCAGGGCGCTGCGCAAGGCCGGCAAGAGCGTGGAGCAGGCGACGTACGGCGGCGTGGGGCACGCCTTCCAGGTGCTCCACAACTGCCACCTGTCCCAGCCGCGCACGCAGGAGATGCTCGCCCACATCCGGGCCTTCGTCAGCGCCAGGTCCAGCTGA